From a region of the Maridesulfovibrio ferrireducens genome:
- a CDS encoding DUF4007 family protein: protein MKTLKDSPEWHFLFFCSTVLYIFKNHKFNQLMAHNMRFNFDKSAFGRHESFGLRYGWLTKGFNAFQEDPSVFENEDATVILGVGKNMVKSIKNWLFSANLISREVNGICATDIGKLLFGKKGYDHYLENEGTIWLLHWLLATNAESSTVFYWFFNLFHRTEFKNDDILKSLEQFVESDLKANYSHNTLKQDIQILLRMYSHTRESGNNEHLKELDCPLSSLQLIAYYKDAKSYQSKIEKRDHIPLGIFGYALLDVFSAMNFKEIPLEKLIYNQDGYATIGSIFRLSENGFIYHVEKLMAAMPNVFEYSESSGLRQLYLLDEKISKYDLLKWHFDQ, encoded by the coding sequence GTGAAAACTCTGAAAGATTCACCAGAATGGCATTTCTTATTTTTTTGCTCAACAGTTCTATATATTTTTAAGAATCATAAATTTAACCAATTAATGGCACATAATATGAGATTTAATTTTGACAAGTCGGCTTTTGGTCGACATGAATCTTTTGGATTAAGATACGGATGGCTGACTAAAGGATTTAATGCATTCCAAGAAGACCCTAGTGTTTTTGAGAACGAGGACGCCACGGTTATCCTTGGAGTCGGTAAAAACATGGTTAAGTCCATCAAAAATTGGCTTTTCTCTGCAAATTTGATTTCTAGAGAAGTGAATGGAATTTGTGCAACTGATATTGGAAAACTTCTTTTTGGAAAAAAAGGATATGATCACTATTTAGAAAATGAAGGCACTATTTGGTTACTGCATTGGCTTTTAGCGACAAATGCTGAATCTTCTACTGTATTCTATTGGTTTTTTAACCTATTCCATAGGACTGAGTTTAAAAATGATGACATTCTAAAGTCCTTAGAACAATTTGTTGAAAGTGATTTAAAAGCAAACTACTCTCATAATACTCTTAAACAAGATATACAAATACTTTTAAGGATGTACTCTCATACTAGGGAAAGTGGCAATAATGAGCATTTAAAAGAGCTAGATTGTCCTCTTTCTAGCCTACAACTTATAGCCTACTATAAAGACGCTAAATCTTACCAATCAAAAATAGAAAAAAGGGATCATATTCCTTTAGGTATATTTGGATATGCGTTGCTAGATGTATTCTCTGCGATGAATTTCAAAGAAATACCTTTAGAAAAGCTCATCTATAACCAAGATGGTTACGCTACCATTGGTTCAATTTTTCGCTTATCTGAAAATGGATTTATTTATCACGTTGAAAAATTAATGGCGGCCATGCCAAATGTTTTTGAATACAGTGAGTCCTCAGGGCTACGACAGCTCTATCTTTTAGATGAGAAAATTTCTAAATACGACCTCCTAAAATGGCATTTTGACCAGTAA